A region of the Osmia bicornis bicornis chromosome 1, iOsmBic2.1, whole genome shotgun sequence genome:
TTCTCGTTTTCCAACGCAATCTTTCGTTACAGACAAAGAATAATGGCGAAATTGCGTCGAGCGATAAAACCGGAAGACTGGGATCGACACTTGGAGATTCTTGACAGATTGTCTACTCCAAAGGAGACGCCGTTACCCAAGTTACCTGTAGGCAAAATTTACAAAGGTTCGTTTCGACGGAGATCGATACAGGAAGCGATAAATTCTAgtttaaaagaagaagatgGAGGCCAGTGAACATGCGGAGAATCGAAGAATTGTCGGTGCCACCGATGAGGGATATACCACCTCCCAAGGATCCGTTCACGGTACCTACAACTGCTCTTACTTACAAGATCACTAAACGGCTTGACCAAATTTCACAACCGAGACAACTAGAGGGTGCTGGCTCGGCCCGGATGCCAGGAGCTGTTTCTCCAGCTGCGTTGGAAGCCGTAGGTACAGTAAACGTTAATCGTTAACCAGTAATCGTTTCGATGAGAAATTAGAGATCTCGAGTTCTCGACTTACACCTATCGTTCGTCTTTCCTTCGTCAAACTTACCACTCAACGCGTTCGTTTACGCGGATTTTCGACAAACCAGTATCGCGAGCTTACTTAAGAAAAGTTAACGGGGAAAATGGGCAAGTTGAGGAAAATTCCTTTTGGTTCGAAAAGGTCTGCGTTAAACGGGATCGCTCGTCGAAAGTCTGCAGGGAAGTTTTCAAGGGATTTAACTGATTCCTAGTCGAGAATCGCTTTTCAATTTCGCTCGCGTGTCGAGTCAGCGCAGCACGGCGCGCCGCTTTCAGCAAAGAGTAATTAAAACGATATTTTCCACGATTAAACGGTCGAACGAAGAACGTGCTGTTTCATACCGTCGAGTCGGTCTGTGCTTACAAACAAACAAGAATTTTCTACTAGATCTTCGACCGATTCGAGTCAGCATAGGTTCATTTACCTAGGAAATTTCCTCGTTAGCAGGCAACCTCGTACTTTCACGAGATACACTGCCGGCTAAAAGTTTCAGACCACCTAATTTGTTGCGTCAACCAAACTGAATCCTACGATATTTAACACCTCGAGTGGTGCAGTGAAAATATACACGCTTAGTCAGACAATttcgaaatataaaaagtaaGTTTTCCGAAGTCAATTCTTCACACGTTGGCCAATTAACGTTGCGTCTGACTAAAGGAGCATTTTTCTACTGGCAAGCCACGCGATGTCGCCGGCTAAATTAATACTCGTTCGAGTCGTTTGTTCGCCTTAAGCGAAGAACGTTAGAACGAAGGATGCATGGTCTTTAATTTCGCAGCTTCCCCGAGGACGCTAATCCTAGCGAAGCCGGTTGAACGGCCTGCAGGAGTGGAGACGGATCTCAGGAAAGATGCTTTCATGGTGTCGCCGACAGCGTTGAAAGCGAGATGCTCGAGACGACTAAAATTTTTAGCCAGACCGAAAAGAAGATGAACTTCGCATTAATGGCTAAAACGAAGCAATCGCTATCTTCTTGTTTTGTCCTGTATCGTACATCGTCCTTCGTACGTATTAAATTTACTTTAATAACgcaactttattttatttagtagtagaaaaagaaatgaaaacgaATGCGTTTAGAAATAATTTGTCGGTGATATTCGCGTAGAACTCGTTACACTTTCGGGATTGAAGAGAATAGAAGGGAAACGAGAGGTAGTCGGTAATTTCCGATTCTGATCACCCTGCTAGAGTCAAAGTTCCATCGTATGCAGGCGAATTAATATGTGCTTAGCTGTTTCACAGTCGAGACTGCTGACAACCGCTATAATTGTACTGTTACGGAATTTCCGTGAGCGCCTGTCTACTAGGGATCACTTAATTCCCAAGTAACTAGTCCTGCTTCGGCAACTGGTTAACAGGGTTCGGTTCGAGGCATAGAATTTACATGAGAAGTCCAAACATTCTGATTACCGTGTTATACTATCGCTAACGAGATCTAATCGAATCGAcgaattaatttctttcaaattaattaacccCTCCGAGTTTTCAGTGTACGGCGAGTgaacagaaagaaaaacgaaatggTAGGAAAAATTGTTAATGCGGTAACAAAGGGGGAAGGCACAAAGTATTCTCGAGATTAATGGAAACGAGCGTTCGGGTGGTGGTATAAAAGCGTGAAAGATAGCTAGAAGGAAAAGAGTACAATGGAGATTGTATAGCAGTAGCCAGTATGTTTACAGGGGATCGATGTCTCGCGGTACATCGAGTGCAACGATGTTCGATACGTGTCACGTACTCCGTACGGGGATGTCTCGCGCTCGATAGAAATTCTATAGGAAAGAGTTGGAACGTGCGGAACAGCACTCGTCGAGCCAGCTACCGATCGTTTCCACTCGCTGGAACGATTTTGTAAATAGAAGGCGATTCCATCCCActtcccattttttttttcttttttcttttttcttttttcttttttttcttgttgcTCGAAAGAAACGTTTCCTCGGACTAGGCAAATTTGTTCGATTTTCCCGTAGACTCGTTAGAGACGTCGTTCGACCGACGCGAGGCAGTAAACAGACCAGGAAAGATGTCTTTGTTCCCTCCGATTcaatgtacatgcactataatTGAATACCGTCCAGCGAAAATAAATTAACgatattgcaaaattaattgaaactataAAATCTCAAGGTTCGAAGAAAATGACTgaataatgtttaaaaaaatcatcGACTGCTGATTCCGATATCTTCTTCTTTATATTTAACTAGAATACGCTTCGATTTGGCACTGAATTGACGTCAATTTGAAAGAGAGGAAAGCAATGAGCTTCGTCGAGAATCATACCATCCCCTGTCAATTGTTCAAGATCGTATCCGCTTCCGTTCTTCGTTGATTCGATCGGAAGCTCCGAAGGGACAAATCAAGAATTTAGATCAAACTAGATCCGCTGAATGCCAACAAACTATTTACAAGTGAAACATTCTATTCTTGCGCGAACGTaatcttttatttcttatttaattcttttaaataataaaaaattcataacgCGGGTTATCGGTAACGAACATGCCAGTCACAACATAGTGAAGGAAAATGAACTTTATCGACTCTTTGATTATAAGTTTCGTTCATTATAACTTGAAATCTTCCATGCTGCAGTATCTTATGAAACAAGTGAAAGACTGTAAAGAAAGAAGTAATTAATCGCCAAGAAAATAGAATACTTTTGAGAGTATAAAAggttgttaaaaaaaaattaagtcaagcagaaagaatttaatatggaaataaatattttactgtGCCAGTGGTATTTGaaactttcctttttttaataactcgatattaaattaaaaacgcCGATCATCAGTGATCAAAACGGCAATCTCGAGGCGTTAATAATCGTGGTAGAACTGTCGAAAAAGGTAGACAGGTCGAGAAATAAGGTCCATCGACATCCTATTTCTGAATCTATGCACGAAACAACGACTAACAATAGAGCTACAAATATTCCAAGCGTATAATACTACGTGCGTACGACTCGGTTCAACGCTCGCAGTGCAAATTCGCGAAGCGGAAAAAAAAACGGCTGTTAGCGTAGCTGAAATTGAAGGGGTAGTTGCGACAGCGAGTAGAGACAGAACCCTTTCCAAATACACCCACTACCGCATAACGAATGGAATGTAAATGTAAAGGGTCGAGGACGAGTGGAATCCTCTTACGATTCCGTCCACGTTCGGACATTCTTCTGTCCGTGGCTGTCAGAACGGTCCAGTCGACggctcctcttcttcttctccttctctctctgCTCTCTACAATTTGATGCTTTAATTcgcctctctctctctctctcggtTTTTCTCTATAATACAGGAAAATTTCAATTGGACGCCGAGAAAAATTAATGGAGATGAAggaataattgtaattaaagcAAATGTACAAAGACTGCAAACAGTTATTAACAAAACATTAAACGACAGAAACGTGGAGgtacattattaaaattgcTTGCTAATGCACCAACAAGTACGAAGCTGAAAGtgtttgataaaattaattaagaaatgaaCAGAAAATGAACATGTGATATGTACTTGCTGTTATTAATAGAAATGTTAATTACTATGTTCcattaaagaatttaaaaatgccGTGAACAGTCCACCACGGCTAATTAATATAGcgtatcatttttcttttctaacaataagtagaAGTTCCTTGTGAAATCATAGAATTGTTTCCACTTGAGACCGTCGACCAGTAAGCCGATTAGAGGCTTCATATTCTCACAACGACATACCTCGTTATCTAATATTCGATCCATATTTGCCAAACTATTATAACTATTACCAATTTCCGAATCTGAAGTTATGTACCTATGTTAAACGCGAATCGTAGCTTTCAGCTCcacaattttaacaatttaaatgatacttttataaattacaGAATCATCATTGCGTTACAATGAGCATTTACAGGCACGTGTTTCCGTGACTACGTCATTTTAAATCGTATCCGAGCGAAACATTCGACGAACCGAGGTCGAAGTTGGACTTTATTGGATATTGGAAAACGTCCGCACCGGTTTCTCTGTACTAAAGGCTGCTCCTAGGAGATCAACGAGAGATCCTGCGACCACCTACGATCATTGTTCAGACCTGTGGCTGTTCCAGGTCAATCCACGTTCCTGCGAAAAAGCTGCCTTTACGAGATCATGACCCTCCATGACGAACGAATGGTTTTTGCTTCTCCTaagtttttaaatttccttcctACATTCTACGAGGacaacatttctaacaatTTCGCGTTCGAAAGattcattagaaataatgtgacGTTTGTTAAGAAATTGGTTTCTTAAGAAATTAAACGCGAAGAAGTCAAGCTTGTCCCAAGATAATGGTTCGTTAAGGAAATACATAGCACGATATGGTAACTGTAACTGCAAACGTAACTGTAATAAACAGAGAAAACTTTACCCGGGTCATTCGTAAGCCACCATTCCAGCAGTTGGCATAAAACTAAATTACCAAAAGTTACTCGATTCACCCACCATGTAACTCTGATCTATGCGCCCCCGCTTTACCGTCAACCCGCTCAGTATTTTcagataatattttaaaagttaaGGCTAACTAACGTCACAGAAAAATTCTATACACAAAGGGTACCTGCTAAATAACGATACTAAATATTAGCAAAGACTCGACTTCGCTATTCTTTAGTTACAGAATATAAAGTGATacgtatttttcatttatcaaaGTGAAAAGTGGTTCATACGTGTTTGAAATGCGAACCAGCTACGTTATTATTAAAGTATGTACTTTAGTTTTCTCGGTACAACTGAAAGcaatttattgaaatacaaaaatgaaagaagtaCACACTTTTTCCTCGTTGTGTCTCAATTTTACTCTGGCGTAAAAGGGTTAACAagcaaatgaaataaaaatcgatATACAAGCACGGTTTCAACTAGGGCTTCTACCAAAACTGTGGAACAGTAATTCTATTTCAATGTTGGCCAACCAgctatatatttctttttcctccaGTAAAGTGGTAGTAGCTGGtagatataaaaattgaaattgatattCTAAAACCGGAAATAAATTTCGGTCTCGCGAAACAAAGGATATCGCAAACCACTCGGTTCCATTTCCCATCAATTTCCACTTTTATCAATCGCGTCTTTTGTTCTTGCCAGATTTGAGAATTACAATTATTGTTagtgtataaaataataaatttcaattaatcgCATAGGTATTTATGACGAGTTAATTCCTCGCTTAATGCTTCGTTCAAGTTTTAATACATTGACTGTCAGGGGATTGaccaaatttaatataactAAATAATCAGCGAATGATACGGTGGAGATTGAATGAAACATGACTCGATAGCAAAAATTTATCGCGAGGCCAATTTGAATTGAACAAAAGACAAGCACAAGTATCAATGTAGTTAATACCAGTTTAATTGTTCGACGGGTATCGTTAGAAGCGACCGCAGGCTGCATTCGATAAGACCGTGGAAGCAACCAGTTTGATGACTTTTATACTTTCCCGTTGGTTTAATATAAAGTACCGAGAGCTCGATTAATCGCGCGTCGACCAAGAACGTTCCTAGAGAAATCGATAATTCTGTAATCAGGACGCGATGAAAACTGGCGAAAAGATTTTCGATGGAACAACCGCGAAACACATTTTCCAGCTATTAACACTTCTACCGAGATGTTAAATTTCTCGAAAATTCTCATCAACCAAATCCAATTAACTTTTGAATTACTCATACTCTGTCTCGATTTTAATCTCCCactttacaatttttataaaaatagagTCCGAACGGAAtcgaaaagaaatgaaataaaaaattttcaatcgaacTGAAAATTGTACACAAGTTTTCAGTTTGAAAACGCGTTGATGTTAATTGAAGAAAACCTTAACGGGATTCTCCGCGTAAAGAGGAAACGCAATTTCTTGCGGCTGATGAACTTCTTTTCCGTATCGAGCGTACACCCATTTCGCGAAGAGAGCTCGCTTACCTATGTGTAAgtacgtatgtatgtatgtacgtagAACCAGCAGCCTTTGCCCTGTATCTTTCCTGTCATGTACACGTCTTACATGCAATATCTTCTTTGTTACGTAGTCATCCAGAACAGCTATATCCGGTAGCCAAGTATCTGGCAAATTAGCTATCTAAAGCGTGCAAGCTTTTTACTCTCTTCTAATATCCTTCTTCCTGATTATGCTATAGCACAATGCTTCctcttttttctccttcttttcttccggCATCTGATCATCGCGTCGTCGTATGGAAATTTTTGTCAGCGGAAAAgtgtttgaaaaaatatttttcttatcgcTTTGGATATTAGATCGTTAAAATTGGTCGAAATCAAAAGTTCAAAAGTTCAAAAGAATACAATGCACCGTCGACCACGTCACAAAGGAAAACGAATTTCATCAAGGAATCCAATagacagaaatgaaattggCCAGAACGTACACttcatttttacttatttagacTCTGTTTTCTTGGAAAAATGCTCTAAGAGAACTTACAACTGTGAAAAGTCTTACAAAGGCAAAACGTTTCGCCATTATCGCGATAAAGAACAACGCTAGCATTTAAATGATGGCAAATTCTTGCCGAGTATAACAAGAAATGCATCCAATTACTACGTTTAATTTGCTTCGAGGTGTTTCTCTCGgctgaagaaaaaaagatggCGTACATACACGTATATTTTACTCGAATATGCTTTACGgatacttttttaattaaaagaaccGTTTCGTCTCCGTGCCGTAATTAGCGTCGTTTAATTTTCCCCCGAGGGACTGGTTTTAATTGGAAATTCGGTGGTTGCGCGCAATGATCGTTCAGGAAATCGAAACGCTTCGTTTACAATCATTGCGCTTTAAAGCGCGATGACTCGAATGAAACAAACGAAATTAGGCAGAAAGCTGTTTGCTTGTGCCTATAGGTAGATCAACGGAACGATGGTTCGTGTCAAAGGCGTGGATTTGTGCGGAAATTATTTGTAGCTGGttaaatgataaaatgatCACATCGAAAATCAGTCGTCAAACGAGACTTTGACCTTTACCTCGTTGAAAGGAAGAGGAAATAGCGTCGGTTCGTTCGCGAATGACTTCGGAATCGCTTTTTCTACAGGACACTCGGAAGTTTGAACTTCCGGTTGGATAAAGAATGGTCTACGAACGCGAGGCGATAGATCAGTAGGCGAAGGGTGTAATTTTACGGCATGCCGGTTCCGATTCCTCTACGTTTCAACGATTTCATCTAATAAAGCCCCCGTTGGTCGCGTTTAACGAATCCCAAACGTTGAAATGACATTAAGGTTACGAGTTGGCAAGTAGCTTTCAACTGGTGGCAAATAGGCAAGCCCGTGTCGCATCGAAATTGCTGTTTACTAGcgtatgtatttaatatttcacgaGGTTTACCGCTGAATCAAACCGAAGGTCGTGCGCGTAGAATTTCGATGGGTCAAATTAAACTGCCAAACAGGCTGTTGAACGTTTTGCGCGTTCGTCGATTCGTTGCGAACTAAATTAAAAAGCAGAAAGAACGAGGTACTCtacttttattataaataaatcattcaaTCTGTTTGAATTTCCAAGCTCGAAACCCAAAGGGGACGCAAAAGTCTGAAGTACtctgtattaaattattattcattatccTCGAGTCTCTCGACTCGAATTCCTCTTTCCCTGTCGAAATTTAAGCTGAAATCTCTGCGCAAGCCAGGCTACTTCCGTTACAAGatacaattttaatgaaaaggGGAGCGGTCGATTAACGAAGCGGTTGCTCGACGTAAAATGACGACTCGTAATTCTCGATGAATCCGTAAGCAACTGTCAATACGTGAAATTAAACACGATCGACAAAACTTGCCAAACGGCAACGAGAGCTTGCCATGTGAAATAAACCGTGAACAATGCTTTGGTTCGATCATTTTGctccgacgcgacgcgacgtggCGCGGAGGGTGAGCCCAGTATATCCGTTTCACAGAGTTTTAACGGATAATAAAACGATTTGAAAAGGATTCCTCCTAAAACGCTTTTAATTGGTCGTTACCGCGAGGAAGGACAGCGAGCGTGAAAAACGCGTTGGCCATAGGTTTTCCGATTCGAACCGTGAGAACCAAGCGTTACGGCAAATATCGCGGTGTTGGTTGTTTCTTAAGTCACGGCAATATGTTTGTTAATCCAGGTTGGATAGGGTAGCTGGATCGTTGTTGAAATTGAATCGCCGCGTGAAAAGGAAGCTACGCTTCCTTATTGGGAAGTAAGCTTGCGTGCCGTGGCCGATAACGCTAAGTTGGAGGCTTAGCTTAAAGGAAATAAAGATAAATGACGGCGTTTCGTGCAGGACAAATTGAAAGTGGAAGTGATGCTACTATATATCAGTATTTGTTCTCGCGCATTGCCAATAACCCCGCGACATCTCGAGAGCCTATTTTTCCCAATTAACAACGACAGCTACGGCGAATGTTGCAGAGGGAcggtgaaatttcattaacccCCTTAACCTGCACGATTCGTTCCTTATTTCCCAACTCCTCGTGATCT
Encoded here:
- the LOC114871899 gene encoding testicular haploid expressed gene protein, with translation MGDRIRYAMDHLSPKQHISMLAQPNWRRVQRKEVHALANPFTISRTALKARASKRIRVMARPKHVSKKYDSTRAPPSYPRIHPKTLEAKVSKRINDLALPKKRFVVANMGYSSMSNNLAETLWKVQNSRYRRYRFFCNARKQREMKRKQRIMAKLRRAIKPEDWDRHLEILDRLSTPKETPLPKLPFKRRRWRPVNMRRIEELSVPPMRDIPPPKDPFTVPTTALTYKITKRLDQISQPRQLEGAGSARMPGAVSPAALEAVASPRTLILAKPVERPAGVETDLRKDAFMVSPTALKARCSRRLKFLARPKRR